ATCGCCATGCGAAAACGCCACCGCCGTCGGTCCCGTGAAATGCGCGGAGAGATCCCCGAAGGGCGTCCCCTCCGCGGCCCTCAGGATCAAGGTGTTCTTCACCACCCTGATCTCGGCGTCGATCGCGCGAAGTTTCTTCCGGAGGGCCGTGATCTCGGAGACCTTCAGCCCCCGGAACGAAGTGACCACGGTCCCCCGCTGCGCCGCGATGGCGGCCTTCAGCGACTCGACCGTTTCCGCCTTTTCATTTTTTTTCACCGCGTCCGTTTCCCCCTTTCCCTTTCGAAAGTTTTTTTGACCCTATGACGAAACCCCCGTCAAAGGAAGAGGGCGCGGCGCGAAAGGAAGAAATCCCGTCCGACCGGCTCCCCTTGTCTGCGCGGGACGGGCGAGGGATCGATCCCCTCGACCCCCTTGGTCGCCTTGCGGCGAACCCGCGGTCTTTGGCAAAGGAAGTTTCCCGTGCATGCAAAGAGCGATCACTTCTCCGTGAGCAGCGCGTTGAAATTCATCCGGATTCCGGGCCCCATCGTCGAGGAGAGCGAGAGAGTGCGGATATACGTCCCCTTGGCCCCCGACGGCTTCGCCTTCATGATCGCCTCGAAGAAGACCAGGAAATTCTCCCGGAGCTTCTCTTTCCCGAACCCGACCTTGCCGATCCCGGCGTGGAGCGTCGCGGTCTTGTCGACGCGGAATTCGACCTTCCCGCCCTTCAGGTCCCGAACCGCCCTCGCGACGTCGAAGGTGACGGTCCCGACCTTCGGGTTCGGCATCAGCCCGCGGGGTCCGAGCAGTTTCCCGATTCGGCCGACCCCCCCCATCATGTCCGGAGTGGCGACCGCCTTGTCGAAATCGAGCCATCCGCCCTGGATCTTCGCCAGCAGGTCGTCGCTCCCGACGAAGTCGGCGCCGGCGTCCTCCGCCTCCTTCACCTTTTCGCCCTTGGCGAACACGAGGACGCGCACGCTCTTTCCCGTCCCGTGGGGGAGCACCACCGAGCCCCGGACCTGCTGGTCCGGGTACTTCGGGTCGACTCCCAGCCGCATCGCGACCTCCACCGTCTCGTCGAATTTCGCCCGGGCCGTCTCCTTCAGAAGGTCCAGCGCTTCGTCGAGAGGATACTTTGCCTCCCTGTTCACCTTGCCCCTTGCTTCCAGGTATTTTTTCCCTTGCCGCGGCATTTCCCCCTCCCTTCCCGCCCCGCGGACTTGGTGCAGCGTCTCGCCGGGGGCGATTTCATCTTTGTGATTCTTTTCACGTCATACGACGTCGAGCCCCATGCTGCGCGCCGTCCCCTCGACCGTCTTGACCGCGGCGGCGAGGTCCTTCACGTCCAGATCGACCAGCTTCAGCTTCGCGATCTCCTCGACCTTGTCCCGGGAAACCTTTCCGCATTTTTCCTTTTTCGGGGTCTTGCTCCCCTTCTCGATCCCCGCGGCCTTGAGAAGCAGGATGGACGCCGGCGGAGTCTTGGTGATGTAGGTGAACGACCGGTCCGCGAACACGGTGATCACCACGGGGATGACCATCCCCTCCTCGGACGCCGTCTTCGCGTTGAACGCCTTGCAGAACTCCATGATGTTCACGCCGTGCTGCCCGAGGGCGGGCCCCACGGGGGGCGACGGGTTCGCCTTCCCGGCCACGATCTGCAGCTTGATCTGGGCAACGACTTTTTTCGCCATGGTATCTCCTCCGCCGCGCTGTAGGGGCGCTACGCCTTTTCGACCTGCGTGAAATCGAGCTCCACCGGGGTGGCGCGTCCGAAGATGGAGACGAGGACGGTCACCTTCCCCTTGTCGGGCTTGATGCTGTCCACGACGCCGCTGAAGGAGGCGAAGGGACCGTCGTTCACGCGGACGTTCTCCCCCTCCGTAAAGGTGATCTTCGGCTTCGGCTTCAGGCGCCCCTCGACCATCTGGGACTTGATGTCCTCGACCTCGGATTCGGGGATGGGGGCCGGGTGCTGGCCGCCGACGAACCCGGTCACCTTCGGGGTGTGCCGCACGAGGTGCCAGGTCTCCTCGTCGAGATCCATGTTGACGAGAAGGTACCCGGGGAAGAAGGAGCGCGTTCCGGTCCTCTTCTTCCCGTTCTTCATCTCCACGACCGACTCGGCCGGGATCAGGACATCGCCGAAGCGGTCCTGCATCCCTTCGGTCACGATCCGGTTCAGAAGAGATTCCCTGACCTTCTTTTCATACCCGGAATAGGTATGAACGACGAACCACTGTTTCGTCATCGTTTCCTCTTGGGTGTTCAGAAGCTCAGGACCGACTGGGTGATTCGTCCGAGGGCGAAGTCCACCAGACCAAGAAACGCCACGATGATGAGGACGGTCACGATGACCACGGCCGTGGTCGAGGTTGTTTCCTTCCGCCCCGGCCAGGTGACCTTCTTCATCTCGGTGATCCATTCATGATAATAATCGGTTACCCGCGGGACGAGGCCCACCGGCGCCGCCGCCCCCCTGCCCTCGTCGGTGGAGGTCCGGGTGCCGGGCAACCGTTCCAGCAACCTGTCCTTGATCGTCTTCGCCATGATCGAAACGCTCCCGTCTTCGGAGAAAAGTGGCAGGCCAGGAGGGATTCGAACCCCCAACCCGCGGATTTGGAGTCCGCTGCTCTAGCCGTTAGAGCTACTGGCCTTCGCTCCCCGCCCCTACTTGGTCTCCTTGTGCGCCGTGTGCTTGCGGCACGTGGAGCAGAACTTCTTCAACTCGAGCTTGTCGGGCGTGGTCTTCTTGTTCTTCGTGGTCGTGTAGTTCCGGTTCTTGCAGTCGACGCACGCCAGCGTGATGATGTCCCGCATCGTCCGTTTCCTTCCCCTACTCGATGATTTCCGCGACGACGCCGGCGCCCACGGTCCGTCCGCCCTCGCGGATCGCGAACCGAAGCTCCTTCTCCATCGCCACCGGATTGATCAGCTCGACCGACATCTGGATGTTGTCCCCGGGCATCACCATCTCGACCCCCTCGGGAAGCGTCCCCACCCCCGTCACGTCCGTCGTCCGGAAGTAGAACTGCGGACGGTACCCGTTGAAGAACGGCGTGTGACGACCGCCCTCCTCCTTC
This genomic stretch from Deltaproteobacteria bacterium CG2_30_66_27 harbors:
- a CDS encoding 50S ribosomal protein L33, coding for MRDIITLACVDCKNRNYTTTKNKKTTPDKLELKKFCSTCRKHTAHKETK
- a CDS encoding transcription termination/antitermination factor NusG, which encodes MTKQWFVVHTYSGYEKKVRESLLNRIVTEGMQDRFGDVLIPAESVVEMKNGKKRTGTRSFFPGYLLVNMDLDEETWHLVRHTPKVTGFVGGQHPAPIPESEVEDIKSQMVEGRLKPKPKITFTEGENVRVNDGPFASFSGVVDSIKPDKGKVTVLVSIFGRATPVELDFTQVEKA
- a CDS encoding 50S ribosomal protein L11; the encoded protein is MAKKVVAQIKLQIVAGKANPSPPVGPALGQHGVNIMEFCKAFNAKTASEEGMVIPVVITVFADRSFTYITKTPPASILLLKAAGIEKGSKTPKKEKCGKVSRDKVEEIAKLKLVDLDVKDLAAAVKTVEGTARSMGLDVV
- a CDS encoding preprotein translocase subunit SecE encodes the protein MPGTRTSTDEGRGAAAPVGLVPRVTDYYHEWITEMKKVTWPGRKETTSTTAVVIVTVLIIVAFLGLVDFALGRITQSVLSF
- a CDS encoding 50S ribosomal protein L1, translating into MPRQGKKYLEARGKVNREAKYPLDEALDLLKETARAKFDETVEVAMRLGVDPKYPDQQVRGSVVLPHGTGKSVRVLVFAKGEKVKEAEDAGADFVGSDDLLAKIQGGWLDFDKAVATPDMMGGVGRIGKLLGPRGLMPNPKVGTVTFDVARAVRDLKGGKVEFRVDKTATLHAGIGKVGFGKEKLRENFLVFFEAIMKAKPSGAKGTYIRTLSLSSTMGPGIRMNFNALLTEK